The following proteins are encoded in a genomic region of Cryptomeria japonica chromosome 11, Sugi_1.0, whole genome shotgun sequence:
- the LOC131063981 gene encoding protein EXORDIUM-like 2 produces MALLGSQSIVMRLILVCMAALSMVDAAARPLAQWRKLSALVEEKPLVLQYHNGPLLTTKPILNLHLIWYGNFTSTQRTIVADFVQSLGKGDGKHGFPSVSAWWKTTEAYKGSAPSKLNQAQILNPRLGKQKLDEAYSLGKSLKRSDIAVLVRSAIQSRALPPPQKKISNGEVELYLVLTSEDVMVENFCSSSCGFHGSSKAGIDYAYAWVGNSATQCPGQCAWPFHQPLYGPQSPPLLPPNGDVGIDGMIINIAASVAGAVTNPFKSGYFQGDAAAPLEAVSACGGMYGKGAYPGYAGQLLVDETTGASYNAHGVNGRTFLLPAMWDPTSRSCKTLV; encoded by the coding sequence ATGGCTCTTTTAGGTTCTCAGAGTATTGTGATGCGCTTAATTCTAGTATGTATGGCGGCATTGTCCATGGTGGATGCCGCAGCTCGGCCTCTTGCGCAGTGGAGAAAGCTCTCCGCTTTGGTGGAAGAAAAGCCTCTCGTTCTGCAATACCATAATGGCCCTCTGCTTACAACAAAACCCATTCTCAATCTTCATCTCATCTGGTACGGCAATTTCACTTCCACGCAGCGTACCATTGTGGCCGATTTTGTGCAGTCATTGGGAAAGGGAGACGGCAAGCACGGGTTTCCCTCTGTGTCGGCCTGGTGGAAAACAACAGAGGCCTACAAAGGCTCTGCCCCTTCCAAATTAAACCAAGCCCAAATCCTAAATCCAAGGCTCGGGAAGCAGAAGCTGGACGAAGCTTATTCTCTCGGAAAGTCCTTGAAAAGAAGTGACATTGCTGTCCTGGTGAGGAGTGCCATCCAGTCCAGAGCTCTGCCTCCACCCCAGAAGAAGATAAGCAATGGCGAGGTGGAGTTGTACTTGGTGCTCACATCTGAGGATGTTATGGTGGAGAACTTCTGCAGTAGCTCTTGCGGATTCCATGGCAGCAGCAAAGCAGGCATTGATTACGCTTACGCATGGGTCGGAAACTCAGCAACGCAGTGCCCGGGGCAGTGTGCGTGGCCATTTCATCAGCCTCTTTACGGTCCGCAGAGCCCTCCTCTACTGCCGCCCAACGGCGATGTGGGCATTGACGGTATGATCATCAACATTGCGGCGAGCGTTGCGGGAGCAGTGACGAATCCGTTCAAGTCAGGTTACTTCCAGGGAGACGCCGCTGCCCCGTTGGAGGCGGTGTCAGCGTGTGGAGGAATGTATGGAAAGGGGGCTTATCCTGGTTACGCTGGGCAACTGTTGGTCGACGAGACGACAGGTGCCAGTTACAATGCCCATGGCGTCAACGGCCGCACGTTCCTGCTGCCAGCAATGTGGGATCCCACCTCGCGCTCCTGCAAGACCTTGGTCTGA
- the LOC131063982 gene encoding protein EXORDIUM-like 2, whose amino-acid sequence MAVLRIQTIVMHLVLVYMAALSTVDAAARPLAQWRKLSALVQEEPLVLQYHNGPLLTTKPILNLHLIWYGNFTSTQRTIVADFVQSLGKRDGKQGSPSVSAWWKTTEAYRGSATSQSNPAQTLNPRLGKQKLDEAYSLGKFLKRSAIAVLVKSAIQSRALPPPQKKKSNGEVELYLVLTSEDVMVENFCSSSCGFHDSSKAGIKYTYAWVGNSATQCPGQCAWPFHQPIYRPQSPPLLPPNGDVGIDGMIINIAATVAGTVTNPFKSGYFQGDVAAPLEAVSACPGMYGKGAYPSYPGQVLVDETTGGSYNAHGVNGHTFLLPAMWDPTSRSCKTLV is encoded by the coding sequence ATGGCTGTTTTAAGGATTCAGACTATTGTGATGCACTTAGTGCTAGTATATATGGCGGCATTGTCCACAGTGGATGCCGCAGCTCGACCTCTGGCTCAGTGGAGAAAGCTCTCCGCTCTGGTACAAGAAGAGCCTCTTGTTCTGCAATACCACAATGGCCCTCTGCTTACCACAAAACCCATTCTCAATCTTCATCTCATCTGGTACGGAAATTTCACTTCCACACAGCGTACCATTGTGGCCGATTTTGTGCAGTCATTGGGAAAGAGAGACGGCAAGCAGGGCTCTCCCTCTGTGTCCGCCTGGTGGAAAACAACAGAAGCCTACAGAGGCTCTGCCACTTCCCAGTCAAACCCTGCTCAAACACTAAATCCAAGGCTGGGGAAGCAGAAGCTAGACGAAGCTTATTCTCTCGGAAAGTTCTTGAAAAGAAGTGCCATTGCTGTGCTGGTGAAGAGTGCTATCCAGTCCAGAGCTCTGCCTCCACCCCAGAAGAAGAAAAGCAATGGTGAGGTGGAGTTATATTTGGTTCTAACATCTGAGGATGTTATGGTGGAGAACTTCTGCAGTAGTTCTTGTGGATTCCATGACAGCAGCAAAGCAGGCATTAAATACACATACGCATGGGTGGGGAACTCAGCAACGCAGTGCCCAGGGCAGTGCGCGTGGCCATTTCATCAGCCAATTTACCGCCCGCAGAGCCCTCCTCTGCTGCCGCCCAACGGCGATGTGGGTATCGACGGTATGATCATAAACATTGCGGCGACGGTTGCGGGAACAGTGACGAATCCGTTCAAGTCAGGTTACTTTCAAGGAGACGTCGCTGCTCCGTTGGAGGCGGTGTCAGCTTGTCCGGGAATGTATGGAAAAGGGGCTTATCCCAGTTACCCCGGGCAAGTGTTGGTGGATGAGACGACAGGAGGCAGCTATAACGCCCATGGCGTCAACGGCCACACGTTCCTTCTGCCAGCAATGTGGGATCCCACCTCGCGCTCCTGCAAGACCTTGGTCTGA